The genomic segment AATACAAAAGAACAGAAGAGCCCTGTTTCATAATtgtgaacaaacagaaaacacgaTCTGTATtactgttcattttaaaataaggtAGCTCTTTGCTTTAAATCCATGTCCCAATAAACCACAGAACCTGAAGTAAAGCCCTGTTGTAAGGACAGACCAGCAACGTATTGTGGGATATAATCAACAAAATGATTAAGCGGGTCAGTATGTGGGACACTGACCTCGCTATGAGCCAAGTGCTGCCAGGATGAGGAAATAACAGCCGCACTATCTGCTGCCAAACAGCTGTGATGTCCATTTCCCACTGAACACAGCACTGTGATGCACCGTGTTCctgttcactgctgctgctgctcaacaaTGAGCCATTGAGCCtctactgtcattttaaaatcacaaggTCGAGCACagatgtgaataaatgtgttggTAACCTTGCAGCATGTATACATTGCATTTGTGTTAGACACAAATCTGACTTTGCTTTGATcagttttcagtcatttcagagAAATATCGTGAgctcctgtttttttccatgaaatGGATGCAACAAGTTTGTCTCATCTGTACGTGACCGTCAACACAGTGCAGGAGGAAACTAGGGCTGGACAGAATGTCTTTCATATCAGTCATTATCAATAATCATTGTGATGAAAATTCAGATAATTAATGATGACTTTTTGCCCTTTGAAGAAACCAGTAAATTGTGTGTTAATTGATTAAAACCAAGAGTTAATTCTTTAtcaacagaaaacaagaaacattCCTTAAACAGAAACCTGTCTGAGTTAAAGCATTTCAATTGTGTGTTGCGTCTCCGTatgtgcaaaacacaaaatgatacATACTGAACCTTTGTGATACTGACATTGAGGGTAAATATATCACGATTTATATTGTTAATGAAATCTCTAAATGTCCTCTCACCACAGCACCAAACGCCAATTGTTCAATGTCTGATAGTTTAAGTATTaagtaaatacaaatatatggACGACTGGACTACAGTCTTCATTATGACTAAAGTCATCAAAGATAAAAGTGGCAAAGCTATAAATGTCTGTGCTGGAGAGAAAaggatgtaaataaaaatgtatattttaaacaaGTTTGTAGCAAGAGGattgatttgtttaaattgtCAGATTAAAGCTTGCTTTGTTGCTCTTGTGTCGTGCGTTTACAACAGATAttgctttttcctcttttaaaaaaaaacaaaaaaactgcttcCCACAGCATTGCACAGCAAACaaattttttttaagatatatATGCAATAATTTTACACCTGCATTTCCAGTAAAAAGCCGCTGTGTATGGAGTCTGTGGCCTCAGTTGATTTGTTTCAACATTGTTTTTAGTGCTACACATGTTGTTGAAGATAAACATGATCTGGTAATTAACCGACTCCTCGTCACCCAAATTAgatggaattaaaaaaataaaagcaggttTAAAAGAGGATCACCTTATGACGTGGAAACTGGAAACCAGGATTAGTTCTGGTTTGTGATTTTAAACTGCAAACCAGATATTTACAAGAtacgagcgagcgagcgagagagagagagagactgtccaacaacacaacaagctGATTCTGCTCAGTGACAACAGACTGAGGGAacgtttacaaaaaaataaaatgacatccaTCAAATGGACCAAGAAGAAGAGCATGGGAGTCTCTAGTGGCCTCCTCTAAAggataatacaaaaaaaaataatattctaataataataatacataaacaGAGTCAGATTTGGCCTAAGTGGTGTTTGCATAATGTATCACTTGCGAGTGTCATTGTTGACAAATTAGGTCATTTCAGGCAAAAACTACTTTATTATTCTGAAATCAAATTCACAATATGAAAAAAGTTAAATTAGCAAATCACCTAAGCTGctattgaaaatgtaatatgcACAGTATTCATATCATTAACCGCTTAACCATAATAATTCAGCCCTTTTTTTAAGACGTAGGTGGTGTACCCACCTTTGTGAAGAGATATTTACTTATTCATATCATTTTTGTGCAGCCAGTGGTCGGTGAGATGCAGAAATCTaatttgatgttgatgtttttttgtttgtttttttactgtcgtgactttcaaaaacaaaataaaattaatttgcAGTCTGAGCAAAGCCTTAGACTGACAGAAGGAATCTAAAAACCCTTTTCATACATGATGCTTAACGATCATTTCcatcatgtgacatgtttttgtgtacCCGATTGAAATATGTGTCGTTACGTAAGAAAAACGTAACACTTTAACACACCatctgaaattatattttagtGAGCTGCACCAGCCACTAAATAATGCTTgccattttgatttttgttttttaaaatcagtctaTTAAATATAAAGACTTACTTGTTAAGTGCTGATAATACAAGAACCTCTGTGAGGACACTGTTAAACCCAACTTCAGTAGGAAAAGTAAATCTGTTCACTCTTCACAAGCATATTACAATAAGctaagagacaaacaaaaactatcAACATGGTTGCATGCATGATTGTGCATGTTAGCATGGTCATGTTCTGTGATGACCTCAGAgttcacagtgtttgatttctCTGGTCCTTTGATAACACTGTGTTCATGTCTCTGCTCACCTTTCAAGTGCTCTTCCCTTCTTCAGTGCTTTAGCATGAGCTTGGTAAAGACCCATCACGACAACCGCACAATGATAGattcaaaaagaaagaaagaaacctaATGTGAAAACATAGGTACaaaaaaatggggaaaagcaaccaaaaaaccccaaaagTGCTTCTTTTTAAGTCTTGCCGTCAGCCATGGTGCATTGAAAATCAGCCAAGATCATCATCTCCATTTGGTCTCATACTATACTCTCACTGGGAGGCTTCTTCGTCAGTTTACTGGAGAGCAAAGAATGCTGGGAAGAGTTAGATTCCTTTGCTTCAGGTATGAGCAGACGCACTTTCTGATTTCTTCGTCTCCACTCAGAGTAGAGCTGACAGTGATAGCGGAACGATACCTGTAGAGACGAGCAGGGAGGGAAAGAGGACGGGACTTTAATCATTCACATGCACGGTAGAGCGTCTTCGGCTAAGCGTTTCTGTTCTAATGTATGGAAATGAAGTGTTTACCAAGGTCCAGAGAATGTAGATGGTGAAGAGGGCAATGGTGAGGGCGATGAGGCCCACGGCCTGCAGCCAGCTCCCCAGCTGAAGATggtcctgagctcctctcagACACAGCCAGCCTGAGATGGCTGCAAGAGGCGTGATAAACAAGAAGCACACCATGTCACAGAACAGTGTCCTCTTCTCGTTACGAGGACCAGGATCCCGCAGCCACTGTGgtagacagaaaaataaaagtctggtcCATTAGACAGCCTCTTCTGAATAGAAGTCCATAAAGAGAATCTGGATTTTTACGACACAAGGACACAGTAGCTGCTTGTTTACTGTTGGCTTACTGTTGGTGCATTTTGACGCGACTGATATATGGCCTCAAATATTGTTTGCCAGCTTCCAGTGAGTTAAACTATTACAACAAGTACAAATTGCTCAAGCGTGTCTTAAATAAACTTGACGTGTGTAAAAAAACGCCTGCTACTTTCCACAAGTAGCAGGCGTTTTCAGTTACATTAGTTATCattgaaaacatcatttaaaagagCCAGACTGTTGCTATTGTTGAGGTATAAGGAGACACCACAGCATGTACTTGACACTCTGACactgaagaatgaatgaaaaactctatactgtatattgaccTTTGTTACCTCTGTGAGAGGCCGCGGACAGCGCTCGATGCTGAACTGTGTGTGGCAGAGCTCACAGTAGCTTGTGTTGGAAGATGAGAGCCACTTCTCTAAGCAGCTCTTGTGCACGGTGCCCAGGGTTCCTGTGCAGTCACACGGCGACAGGAGacattcactgctgcctccttcatgGCAAATGCGACATATGGGACCATcactgtggaaaaaagaaaaaaaactaaactcaaACAGCTTCTGCGAATAATACAAGACACACAGCAAAGAAAATCAGGGTTAAaccaacacaaacttcagtgaaatacttcatattTAGTTTAAAACGTGTTGCATAGGTCCAGAGTCTATATTCTGAAAGATATGGTGTCAACACTAAATCTAGGAGAAACAAGTTTAGTATCCCACAACACTTAATACGATCAGGAGTTTTTCTTACGTGATTAGGCGTTTTAGGTGAATATGGCCTTCCTCACATACATGAGGTAATGTAGGGAGGGCAATTCTAACAGCTttaacagacaggaagttagtcaagagatgacatcactgacagcagctgggATGGATTTCTACTCAAGCATCAGAGGCTTGCAGTAGTTATTTAAAACACTAATGGTTATATTTTACATGATCACCTTTAATTGTCATGTTAATCACACTAATCACAATAGCAAAATCTGACATGAGATGATCAGTGTTGAGTAAACCTTACCTTTGTGTGCTCATGGGTTTGAGCACCGACGACAGCGGCCGTCCATCGCTGGCCGTGACCTGTGTGACGTAGAGAGCCTGACACCCTTCACCACTGACGTCCTCCACGCTTTTCCACAGACCCGTGCTGCTGGCACAGTCGCACAGGGAGCCGGGCAGGTGGCAACACCCACCTGTCGTCATGGTTACGGTGTCCACACACACTGGTTGACCAGATGGAGGTGAGGGGCAGAAGACAGGGACGAAGGAGGGAGCAGAAAGCACAGACTCTGCTCTTCACTGGGTTATAAATGCTCAGTTCCtatgaagagagaaaaagtggcAGCAACTGTCAGTACAATATGTCCGTGTAGATTCTCTCAATTATACAAAACACAATGAATAAGTAGCAACTGGAATTTAAGTTTTTGGATAACTTCCAGTATTTATACATTATGCTACTTCTTATTTTACCTCGTATTTTCTACCTGCTCCTATAATATATTCTGATTATtaacagaaatagaaatatcACAACAATTTAGTTCTGTGATATAATGCAAATGTAATATAGGTCACTCATTTTAAGAAGCTAAGTAAATAAGTTATGAGCTTGCTGCTCTTTCTCTTCTATGGAGTATTAACAGCAGCCTGCATCCAtgacattacacattacagcCATCTTCTGGAATTAGAAAACTCTGTCACTACCTAGTGTATCGTATATGTTCTCATCTCGTCCACCTCATCGTCTAATCTCCCCTCTCTCAGAGTACAGCCTAtcagaaattattattagaagaagaagcctTGTCCTTTCATGTGATGAGCCCTTTCATCTAtgtgtcatttcctcttctccttaTACATTTCTGGCAGTGAAAATCCTACTCCGGAAAATGCTTAGGAGTACAGAGACATCTGGTCTAGCGCTATAATCTGAGGAACAGTTGCTAAAAATTCTACTTCCAAATATAtgtgtgaaattattttaaGAGGTTTAAGAGGAAACCTACAGTGGTGACTTCAATTTTAAAACCAGGAGAAGACCAACCCTGAATGGTTACAAAAAGTAACCATTCAGATAAAAGAGAACTTAGTGAAATATTGAAACAGTTTGAGACTTGGTAGAAATACAATGGACAGTTTTAAACCAGGATGTGAAGAGAGCAATTATTAAGCTGCAATTAAAGTATTTTAAGATATTGGAAAAAGCATATGACTCTATGTGGAGGGAAGAAGTTAATTTAAGCTTCATGATGCAGGAGTTAAAGGAAGAATGTTTTATTGGATAAAGAGCTTCCGTAGCCACAAATCTATTCAGAattgactggaaaaaaaatagcttGTCTGAAGGATCGGTCATCATCTGGCCAGAGAAGACTTTAATATCATATATTTGTAATAATTATAAATCTGTAAGACAATAATTTCCTGacattttgccattttaaaagAGAGCCAGTTTAATCTAATCCACAGTAAAAGCAAGTGGGATCATCTGTGGCAGCGAGTGTGACGTGTAGCACGCTGATAAACAGATGTTGCCTCTCAGATATCCTCCTCACTAAAGATAAGAGAACTACAGTACATTTTCTATAGCATTTTGGTTATTTGTCTTACCgtcttaaatattaaatattaccCTGTAcagtgacaaataaataaaacattacgtTATTGAAAGAGTAATATGTATTTCTGTtgagataaaaaataatgttaataacatAAGAAACAAATTCAGAAAGCGCCTATTAATGATCGTTAAAAGTCTGGAAACTGAAgctgctattttattttttatagaaTTTGGTCAGAGAGTAAATattgtgctgttgttttcaACTTTATATAGCACTGCAGTTCAGTAGCCTGTACTACActactattttttattatccttTGTGCTCAACagggttgtttttaaacaaaggGTTTAGTGTGGCAGATGTGGCTGAAATTCTGGAGGATTttcattctgttgtttttaaaaccttAATGTGATTAATAGAGCATCATTCACCGGTGTTAGACAAAATAACATGTGGAATCTGCAGAAACAAATCAGCAGAAATTTCATTATAGCAACAtgagtatttgtttttgtcacctcTGCCAAGGTTATGTTTTtagctgtaaaataaagaaaatatatgaaTGCCATTTTTTAAGGGACGTAGGTTATGGCTGAGGAAAGAGACAATTACATTTTGGTGGTGAGCCGGAAAAGGATTCAggatttttattcaaaacataGTTAACCTTGCAAGATGAGGTATGTGGTGACACTGTGGAAAACTGAGCGACATTGGTTAATAGTTGTAAAAATCATAATCCTCTCCACCTGCGACAGTAACTGTCAAAATCCAAAAGTGATATGAACTTGATCACACTGTGgttgttaaaataacacaaccaaacaaaaaacagctctTATTTTCTGATTATGCAGCTGTACACATGTTTAATGATGCCTGAATTTGAATTAATACAGAACACGGTGAGATGAACTGggactgaaacaattactatattaatcgtcaactattttgatattcgattcatcagtttgagtatttcttttaaacaattaaaacaagttttctgaccaaagaaaactaaatcattttagtttagtttagacaaaacaaaaacatttgagaacatcatgtccacgtttgaaaaacactgattaacatatacaacattttaagacattttatggaccaaacgattactggATTAATCTAGagaataatcaacagattaaccgattatgaaaataattattggttgcagccctaaagTGAATTTATGGTGATCAAATGTGTGTCCATGGCACAGGCCAGGATTTCTGTGAAAAGGTTAAAGTTATCTTGATGCATATAATCTGAAAACGTTCAGAGATTACGGTCTtctaatatataaatattccgTCAAGTGATTTCAAGGAAAATACACGATACCAACTACATAGAGTACATGGCAGAGAATTTGAGAGCCTGTGTCTTGGGTCGTTCAAATCAACAGTTTACTTTTTAAGTATTGTGAAATGATGAAAGGAGGAAGTGTTTTGAGTTCCATTCATATCGAATGGTACAAACCTTAGGTGGTTTTCCTCGAACTAATTATAAGAGAAACTTTCAGTTGCGCTTGCGAGTGAAACGGTCATGTGCCTCTTACTAGTTCATgctaaaacagtacatttgacattttagccAGTCGACAAAACTAATGTAATATTATCTTTTCATTCCGCCTCGACGCAGCTGTGGTTTCCGCTGCTGCAGCCAgcggtctgttttttttcattattattattgttgttattattatgactaGGTGAATAAACgtggtgtgttgtgtctgtcacagctgtgttgTCTGTTAGCTGTCAGCGGCTGCAGTTAGCCGTCCGCTCCGcgcacaaaagaaaataaagctcGGCAGAAAAGTGTCAACTCACCCCATCATCTTCTTAGTGGTGCATCGTTGTCCTAATAGCCTCATGTTTTCCACTCGTATAATGTTTAGCTGTTACtttacacacacagctgaacatTCAGTGCAGTCAATGCTGTAGCTAGCTCGTTAGCCAGTAGCTCTCAGCtgataatacacacacacacacatacacatacagcgGGCCAGACTTCCGTCTACCCGGGACTTTAAAATCACCACAGCCTGGAGAGCCTCGACGTCAGCTGTCACGGGGTCACGTGACCACAGCACAGTTTATGTGGGATTATCACTGCAATTTCTTTGAAATTCCATTTGTTTAAATAGTTAAATCCTAATTGacaaacatgtaataaaatGGTTAATGTTGACACTTTCTTCCCTACTTCTCACACATGTCTGAATTAGGTCTCAATCTTATATGGgctcattcattttgtttatttattttgcaattatttATACACTTAATTGGGGATTAGACATATTACAAATTCTaaagagtggatggttgtttgtgggTACACCCACGTCACCAGCCCATTACAGAGCCACATAGATAAAAACAACCATCCAATCTCACACTCATGGATTAATCaatttagttttatatttttttgtggttgCTATACCTGTTATTTTGTATAccattgtttatttacatttaataactTCCATAATCTTGCACAAATAACTACCACTTttattgaattcaaaatgtgctaaaacacactcacagttttTGTCTTCAGTAATGATGCCAAGTCATTAGTGGTATAGATTTTAAAAGGCAGACAGTCAATGTGGCTGAAGAGACTATGTACAAACAGCTGCTCCGTCACGGTGGCCACCCATCAGCAGTCAAACCGCAGTACCACATCATCATGGTGCACCAAATAACACATGAATAAATTGTTGTGTGTTATGTAGTGTTCATTACAGATATTATAAAGTTGCTATAAATGGTTGCCTGAAGGTTtgtaagattaaaaaacaacaacaggtaaTGTAAATTaggtttatttactgtattttctgtGCAGCAATTAGCAAAACAATCTCAGGATTGccaactttgaaataaaaacataacatcacACATGAAAGCTTTTCTACCAGATGGGTTGGAAGAGGTATTTTCAGCCAACCGTGTAAACAATTTGCATTACTGATTTTCAGTTCCATTTTCCCACCAAACAAGGGACTCCAACTTCTGTGAAACACATGTCTTTATCCAATCTTGTTTATGTTACAGATAAACAGACCAATTACAGCAAAGTCTGCTGATAACTGAAACAGCTTTGAAAATCTATTTCTTAATAACAATTCCCTTGCAAGCAATAAGGAAGCTGTtcaatttatttaaacatgtaaGGTGATTTGTTCAACTGGAAATTCTGGACGTAAGTGCAAgtaagatttttattttgcaactGCCTGCTCAGAGAGTTCGACTCAAGTCAACTCATTAAAAGGAAGCAGACACAGGGTGTGTTCCAGGACAATTGCCTCATTTAACACACTCATTACAATTGATAACACTTTTGCTATATAGCATTTAAGATTACTGTTGCCAAATAGAGCAATATCTCCAATCTTCAGGGTCTCAAATATGATTAAATGAGAAAACGCCAGGACTGATATCGCATTTTCCTCCTTTGGTATCTTTGTGAGCTAATGTATAATCTATGATCACCACAcacaagcgcgcacacacacagtcatgcacacacaaataaaatcatttgatttgtttcacatATACCCATATtaagtcacacagtcacaaccAGTCGGGTCCCTGGCTTGT from the Solea senegalensis isolate Sse05_10M unplaced genomic scaffold, IFAPA_SoseM_1 scf7180000013759, whole genome shotgun sequence genome contains:
- the LOC122760576 gene encoding E3 ubiquitin-protein ligase MARCHF2-like isoform X1; the protein is MTTGGCCHLPGSLCDCASSTGLWKSVEDVSGEGCQALYVTQVTASDGRPLSSVLKPMSTQSDGPICRICHEGGSSECLLSPCDCTGTLGTVHKSCLEKWLSSSNTSYCELCHTQFSIERCPRPLTEVTKWLRDPGPRNEKRTLFCDMVCFLFITPLAAISGWLCLRGAQDHLQLGSWLQAVGLIALTIALFTIYILWTLVSFRYHCQLYSEWRRRNQKVRLLIPEAKESNSSQHSLLSSKLTKKPPSESIV
- the LOC122760576 gene encoding E3 ubiquitin-protein ligase MARCHF2-like isoform X2, whose protein sequence is MTTGGCCHLPGSLCDCASSTGLWKSVEDVSGEGCQALYVTQVTASDGRPLSSVLKPMSTQSDGPICRICHEGGSSECLLSPCDCTGTLGTVHKSCLEKWLSSSNTSYCELCHTQFSIERCPRPLTEWLRDPGPRNEKRTLFCDMVCFLFITPLAAISGWLCLRGAQDHLQLGSWLQAVGLIALTIALFTIYILWTLVSFRYHCQLYSEWRRRNQKVRLLIPEAKESNSSQHSLLSSKLTKKPPSESIV